The following are encoded in a window of Gramella sp. MT6 genomic DNA:
- a CDS encoding glycogen/starch synthase gives MNTNFLFVAAENDGIPRCKAGGMGDVVRDVPRQIAARGDQANVITPSYSRLHTQEAEKIAEVEFVYRGVPHNGEIYEVPGKKQIDGVKHYVFHHPDIKAGDIAHIYFNDPEQPFYTDANVFSLFCTGIAAAIREGVFGKIDIIHLHDWHTSMLLFLREFNPRFKILKDIRIVYSIHNLAIQGIRPFDNNFSSVQAFFPDVNYDRDKLYDRRYPDCINLMAVGIRLADAVHTVSPSYMEDIQRPSDPPHFIGGEGLEEDLKKARNEGRLFGILNGANYTNITQVEKGILLRQCVRRLFRWLQEEKKDYKAHYLAHTGEKITRWQENKPDFICSSVARLTEQKFYFFKEDQELLPRLMEKLSEVNGVYILLGTGAPEYESIFREASYKFKNFIFINAQSDSIIDMLYQDSNLYLMPSQFEPCGISQMLAMRNGQPCLVHHTGGLKDTVVHNKTGFSFEGETIEEKTKNFVSVFSETVDMFFNDKKQWEEICANAKKQRFTWEKSVDKYYKELYKIY, from the coding sequence TTGAATACCAATTTTTTATTTGTTGCCGCAGAGAATGATGGCATTCCACGCTGTAAGGCTGGTGGAATGGGCGATGTTGTGAGAGATGTTCCCAGGCAAATCGCGGCCAGGGGAGACCAGGCAAACGTCATAACTCCATCTTATTCCAGATTACATACTCAGGAAGCTGAAAAAATTGCCGAGGTAGAATTTGTTTATCGCGGCGTACCTCATAATGGTGAGATATATGAAGTCCCTGGTAAGAAACAGATAGATGGAGTTAAACATTATGTATTTCATCATCCAGATATTAAGGCGGGAGATATTGCCCATATTTATTTTAATGATCCTGAACAACCTTTTTATACAGATGCCAATGTATTTTCTCTTTTCTGTACCGGAATAGCTGCTGCGATAAGGGAAGGTGTTTTTGGGAAGATCGATATTATTCATCTCCACGACTGGCATACTAGTATGTTGCTATTTCTGAGAGAATTTAATCCAAGGTTTAAGATCTTAAAGGATATCAGAATAGTTTATTCGATACATAATCTGGCAATACAGGGAATAAGGCCTTTTGATAATAATTTCTCATCTGTGCAGGCATTTTTTCCAGATGTGAATTATGACCGTGATAAATTATATGACCGCCGATACCCTGATTGTATAAATCTTATGGCAGTTGGGATTCGTCTTGCCGATGCTGTACATACAGTTTCACCTTCTTATATGGAAGATATTCAAAGGCCAAGTGATCCACCGCATTTTATTGGTGGCGAGGGCCTGGAGGAGGATTTAAAAAAAGCACGAAATGAAGGACGTTTATTCGGAATACTGAATGGTGCAAATTATACAAATATTACCCAGGTTGAGAAAGGAATACTTTTAAGGCAATGCGTTAGAAGGTTATTCCGATGGCTACAGGAAGAGAAGAAGGATTATAAGGCCCATTATCTGGCCCATACGGGTGAAAAAATAACTCGCTGGCAGGAAAATAAACCCGATTTCATTTGTAGTAGTGTAGCCAGGCTAACAGAACAGAAATTCTACTTTTTCAAGGAGGATCAAGAATTATTACCGCGATTGATGGAAAAGCTTTCCGAAGTGAACGGGGTTTATATTTTACTGGGAACGGGTGCGCCAGAGTATGAATCGATTTTTAGGGAAGCCAGTTATAAGTTCAAGAATTTCATATTTATCAACGCCCAGTCAGATAGTATAATAGATATGTTATATCAGGATTCTAATCTTTACCTCATGCCGAGTCAGTTTGAACCATGTGGAATTAGCCAGATGCTTGCTATGAGAAACGGCCAGCCTTGCCTTGTTCACCACACGGGCGGATTAAAAGATACAGTGGTGCACAACAAAACTGGTTTCAGTTTTGAGGGAGAAACCATTGAAGAAAAAACAAAGAATTTTGTTTCAGTTTTTTCTGAAACCGTAGATATGTTTTTTAATGATAAGAAGCAATGGGAGGAAATCTGTGCTAATGCTAAAAAGCAAAGGTTTACCTGGGAAAAATCTGTAGATAAATATTATAAAGAATTATATAAGATTTATTAA
- the eno gene encoding phosphopyruvate hydratase, giving the protein MSAILDIHARQIFDSRGNPTVEVDVYTENGIMGRAAVPSGASTGEHEAVELRDGGKDYMGKGVQKAIDNVNGEIAEKLLGYSVFEQNLIDQMMIDLDGTPNKSKLGANAILGVSLAVAKAAANELNMPLYRYVGGVSANTLPVPMMNIINGGSHSDAPIAFQEFMIMPVMAESFSHALKMGTEIFHNLKKVLHDRGLSTAVGDEGGFAPTLDGTEDALDTILKAIEKAGYKPGKDVMIALDCAAAEFFVDGKYDYTKFEGDKGKVRSSQEQADYLAELASKYPIISIEDGMDENDWEGWKAVTDKIGDKVQLVGDDLFVTNVERLGRGIKENIANSILIKVNQIGTLTETIAAVNMAHNAGYTSVMSHRSGETEDNTIADLAVALNTGQIKTGSASRSDRMAKYNQLIRIEEELGNVAYYPQDKAFKIK; this is encoded by the coding sequence ATGAGCGCTATACTAGATATTCACGCACGTCAGATTTTTGATTCAAGAGGAAATCCTACCGTAGAAGTAGATGTTTATACCGAAAATGGAATTATGGGCCGTGCTGCGGTTCCTTCAGGAGCTTCAACAGGAGAACATGAAGCTGTGGAACTTCGTGACGGTGGTAAGGATTACATGGGTAAAGGTGTACAGAAGGCTATCGATAACGTAAATGGTGAGATCGCTGAAAAACTTTTAGGTTACTCTGTATTCGAGCAAAACCTGATCGATCAAATGATGATCGACCTGGACGGGACTCCGAATAAATCAAAATTAGGGGCGAACGCTATTCTTGGTGTTTCTCTTGCCGTAGCTAAAGCGGCCGCGAATGAATTAAATATGCCTCTTTACAGATATGTTGGCGGGGTGAGTGCAAATACTCTTCCAGTGCCAATGATGAATATTATAAATGGAGGTTCTCATAGTGATGCTCCAATCGCATTCCAGGAATTTATGATCATGCCAGTGATGGCAGAGAGTTTTTCTCATGCTTTAAAAATGGGAACTGAGATCTTCCATAACCTAAAGAAAGTACTTCACGATCGTGGTTTGAGTACTGCTGTAGGAGATGAAGGTGGTTTTGCTCCAACACTTGATGGAACTGAAGATGCCCTGGATACGATCCTGAAAGCAATTGAAAAAGCAGGTTACAAACCAGGAAAAGATGTAATGATTGCTCTTGATTGTGCTGCTGCAGAATTCTTTGTAGATGGAAAATATGATTATACTAAGTTTGAAGGTGACAAAGGTAAAGTAAGATCAAGCCAGGAACAGGCAGATTATCTTGCAGAACTGGCTTCCAAATATCCAATTATTTCTATTGAAGATGGAATGGATGAGAATGATTGGGAAGGCTGGAAAGCTGTTACAGATAAGATTGGTGATAAAGTTCAGTTAGTAGGTGATGATCTTTTTGTTACCAATGTTGAGCGTCTGGGTAGAGGAATTAAAGAGAATATCGCCAATTCAATTTTGATCAAAGTAAACCAGATAGGTACTTTAACTGAAACTATTGCTGCAGTGAACATGGCTCATAATGCCGGCTATACTTCGGTGATGTCTCACCGGTCAGGAGAAACAGAGGATAATACTATTGCAGATCTTGCAGTTGCTCTTAATACTGGCCAGATTAAAACAGGTTCTGCGTCACGTAGTGATCGTATGGCCAAGTACAATCAATTGATTAGAATTGAAGAGGAACTAGGTAATGTTGCATATTATCCACAGGATAAAGCTTTCAAAATAAAATAG